One part of the Eubalaena glacialis isolate mEubGla1 chromosome 19, mEubGla1.1.hap2.+ XY, whole genome shotgun sequence genome encodes these proteins:
- the SPACA3 gene encoding sperm acrosome membrane-associated protein 3, giving the protein MEGGSWAPRRWPCLPGITLLALASLLSCLLTSGQAKVYSRCELARVLQDIGLDGFRGYSLADWVCLAYFASGFNTAAVDHEADGSTNNGIFQINSRKWCKNLNPNVPNMCQMYCSDLLNPNLKDTVICAMKIIQDPQGLGTWEVWRHHCQGKDLSDWVDGCEL; this is encoded by the exons ATGGAAGGTGGGAGCTGGGCTCCCAGAAGGTGGCCATGCCTGCCTGGGATCACGCTGCTAGCCTTGGCCTCTCTGCTCAGCTGCCTGCTCACCTCCGGCCAGGCCAAGGTCTACAGTCGCTGTGAGCTGGCCAGAGTGCTGCAGGATATCGGCCTGGATGGATTCCGGGGATACAGCCTGGCAGACT GGGTCTGTCTTGCTTACTTCGCAAGTGGCTTCAACACAGCTGCCGTGGACCACGAAGCCGATGGAAGTACCAACAACGGCATCTTCCAGATCAACAGCCGGAAGTGGTGCAAAAATCTCAACCCCAATGTCCCAAACATGTGCCAGATGTACTGCTCCG acTTGTTGAATCCTAACCTCAAGGATACTGTTATCTGTGCCATGAAGATAATTCAAGATCCCCAGGGTCTGGGCACCTG GGAGGTCTGGAGGCATCACTGCCAGGGCAAGGACCTCAGTGACTGGGTGGATGGCTGTGAATTGTAG